In one Drosophila pseudoobscura strain MV-25-SWS-2005 chromosome X, UCI_Dpse_MV25, whole genome shotgun sequence genomic region, the following are encoded:
- the Tim9a gene encoding mitochondrial import inner membrane translocase subunit Tim9 translates to MDTTPEKIALSDLDKEQMKTFSDFLLSYNRLSEMCFTDCVRDFTCRDVKESEKTCSLNCMEKYLKMNQRVSQRFQEFQMVASENALAMEKKLRK, encoded by the exons ATGGATACAACGCCGGAAAAAATTGCTTTGAGTGATCTGGACAAGGAGCAGATGAAGACG TTCTCCGACTTTCTGTTGTCCTACAACCGTCTATCCGAGATGTGCTTCACAGACTGCGTTCGCGACTTCACATGCCGTGACGTAAAGGAGAGCGAG AAGACATGCTCGCTGAACTGTATGGAAAAGTACCTGAAGATGAACCAGCGTGTGTCGCAGCGCTTCCAGGAATTCCAAATGGTTGCCAGCGAGAATGCTTTGGCCATGGAGAAAAAGCTTCGGAAATAA
- the Rbp1-like gene encoding RNA-binding protein 1 isoform X1: protein MPRYREWDLACKVYVGNLGSSASKYEIENAFSKYGPLRNVWVARNPPGFAFVEFEDRRDAEDATRGLDGTRCCGTRIRVEMSSGRSREGRGGGGGGGGGGGGGGGGPRRGARSGSGGGGGGGARAGDGGGRYRIKSSTTTSTTTTTTTTIRTTTTATTTRTSTTPLPSTRTTTTTTTTTTTTTRTSSRLTTTTAPAPPQTHISPPTPTRTPTIPYTTSNCKRKLCGFSMIFADFCYFNKFDIFR from the exons ATGCCACGATACCGGGAATGGGACCTGGCCTGCAAAGTCTACGTGGGAAACCTGGGCTCATCTGCCTCCAAATACGAGATTGAGAACGCTTTCAGCAAGTATGGACCCTTGCGCAACGTTTGGGTGGCCCGCAACCCGCCAGGCTTTGCATTTGTGGAGTTTGAGGACCGTCGTGATGCAGAGGACGCAACCCGTGGCCTGGACGGAACCCGCTGCTGTGGCACACGCATTCGCGTGGAAATGTCTTCTGGTCGGTCACGCGAAGGacgaggcggtggcggcggcggtggtggtggcggcggaggaggtggCGGTGGACCGCGTCGTGGCGCCCGAAGCGGCAgtgggggcggcggcggcggtggtgccCGTGCTGGGGACGGCGGTGGACGATATAG GATCAAGTCTTCTACTACTacaagcacaacaacaacaacaactacaacaataagaacaacaacaacagctactACTACTAGAACTTCTACTACTCCTCTTCCTTCAACAAGAACTactactacaacaacaacaaccaccaccaccaccaccagaacAAGTTCACGTCTCACAACTACtacagctcctgctcctcctcagACACACATTTCACCACCAACTCCAACAAGAACACCAACAATACCATACACCACATCCAACTGCAAACGAAAGTTGTGTGGCTTTAGTATGATATTTGCCGATTTCTGCTACTTCAACAAGTTCGATATATTCCGTTGA
- the Rbp1-like gene encoding RNA-binding protein 1 isoform X2, translating to MPRYREWDLACKVYVGNLGSSASKYEIENAFSKYGPLRNVWVARNPPGFAFVEFEDRRDAEDATRGLDGTRCCGTRIRVEMSSGRSREGRGGGGGGGGGGGGGGGGPRRGARSGSGGGGGGGARAGDGGGRYRSRSPRRSRTRSRSFSRDRRSRSDSRDRH from the exons ATGCCACGATACCGGGAATGGGACCTGGCCTGCAAAGTCTACGTGGGAAACCTGGGCTCATCTGCCTCCAAATACGAGATTGAGAACGCTTTCAGCAAGTATGGACCCTTGCGCAACGTTTGGGTGGCCCGCAACCCGCCAGGCTTTGCATTTGTGGAGTTTGAGGACCGTCGTGATGCAGAGGACGCAACCCGTGGCCTGGACGGAACCCGCTGCTGTGGCACACGCATTCGCGTGGAAATGTCTTCTGGTCGGTCACGCGAAGGacgaggcggtggcggcggcggtggtggtggcggcggaggaggtggCGGTGGACCGCGTCGTGGCGCCCGAAGCGGCAgtgggggcggcggcggcggtggtgccCGTGCTGGGGACGGCGGTGGACGATATAG ATCAAGGTCCCCAAGAAGGTCGAGGACACGCAGTCGCAGCTTCTCAAGGGATCGTCGCAGCCGTTCCGACTCCCGGGATCGGCACTAG
- the Bcat gene encoding branched-chain-amino-acid aminotransferase, cytosolic, with amino-acid sequence MTTKMAINAKDIFRNQHRMIKFIAQSIRLCSNQSLKAAQAAQQLQKSSVDFEITASVNTQYTHAPEPVKHDKDLGHLFKASQLTVRLATPQQLQPKPDNDEELGFGRLFTDHMLKIYYHKSLGGWQKPEITPLENLVMHPAAKVLHYAVELFEGMKAYRGVDGKIRIFRPDMNMARMNLAAQRSGLPTFEGKEFVQCLSRLLTIDSEWVPHTDTASLYIRPTLIGIDPTLGVASSDSALLYAILSPVGSYFKTGSSGAVSLLADPAYTRAWPGGVGNRKMGSNYAPTINVQKEAAARGLQQVLWLYGEDHQLTEVGTMNIFMFYVNDQGEQELITPPLSGLILPGITRDSILNMTRQWGKFKVREANITMPMVCELLNQGRLLELFGAGTACVVSPVNRINYLGQDLYVPTMEQEKPVHELIRETLTDIQYGRVDHPWSMVID; translated from the exons ATGACTACCAAAATGGCAATAAACGCAAAG GACATCTTCCGCAACCAGCATCGAATGATCAAGTTCATCGCCCAGTCCATTCGCCTGTGCAGCAACCAGTCGCTGAAGGCAGCCCAGGCGGCCCAGCAGCTGCAAAAGTCCTCGGTGGACTTTGAGATCACCGCCTCGGTGAACACACAGTACACACATGCCCCGGAGCCCGTCAAGCACGACAAGGATCTGGGCCATCTATTCAAGGCCTCACAGTTGACGGTGCGCCTGGCCACGCCCCAACAGCTACAGCCGAAGCCGGACAACGATGAGGAGCTTGGCTTTGGCCGCCTCTTCACCGACCACATGCTGAAGATCTACTACCACAAGAGCCTAGGCGGCTGGCAAAAGCCAGAGATCACGCCGCTGGAGAACCTGGTCATGCATCCCGCTGCCAAGGTCCTGCACTACGCCGTAGAG CTCTTCGAGGGCATGAAGGCGTACCGGGGGGTCGATGGAAAGATCCGCATCTTCCGTCCGGACATGAACATGGCCCGCATGAACCTGGCCGCCCAGCGCTCCGGCCTTCCCACCTTCGAAGGCAAGGAGTTCGTTCAGTGCCTGTCCCGCCTGCTAACCATCGACTCCGAGTGGGTGCCGCACACGGACACCGCCAGCCTGTACATCCGCCCTACCCTCATTGGCATCGAT CCCACGTTGGGTGTGGCCTCCTCAGACTCGGCCCTGCTCTACGCCATTCTCAGTCCGGTGGGCAGCTACTTTAAGACTGGCTCCTCGGGGGCCGTCTCCCTGCTGGCCGATCCCGCCTATACACGCGCCTGGCCCGGCGGCGTCGGTAATCGCAAGATGGGCTCCAACTACGCTCCCACCATCAATGTGCAGAAGGAGGCGGCGGCACGGGGCCTTCAGCAGGTGCTCTGGCTGTACGGTGAAGATCACCAGCTGACGGAGGTGGGCACCATGAACATCTTCATGTTCTACGTGAACGATCAAGGAG aACAAGAACTGATAACGCCGCCACTGAGTGGCCTGATCCTGCCGGGCATTACACGCGACTCCATCCTGAACATGACCCGCCAGTGGGGCAAGTTTAAGGTGCGCGAAGCCAACATCACCATGCCCATGGTCTGTGAGCTGCTCAACCAAGGAAGG TTGCTGGAGCTGTTCGGTGCGGGCACTGCGTGCGTTGTTAGTCCCGTCAATCGAATCAACTACCTTGGGCAGGACCTCTATGTCCCCACCATGGAGCAGGAGAAGCCTGTCCACGAGCTGATCCGCGAGACGCTAACCGACATCCAGTACGGCAGGGTGGATCATCCCTGGTCGATGGTGATTGACTAA
- the LOC6902151 gene encoding myosin heavy chain, embryonic smooth muscle isoform yields MKPAIKGDIWQQQRRSRYGAWDDPGVSMFAVIGQEPIENMLTMMTPLPLGTSDFDKEAYPMLHKTSDADNAVFRTVKFQVEQLALNRTLQMRPKEEQKRIDNEILRALVKERRSEMVAASRRIQLQRNVPELRDLQLEINVAKTALSVRKSMLSGQEQKCLNKKAELDEARAQQKQVELQLCKERLVAEQKSKAFREALMSQLAEATKNRLREQQETQARERRELLEFQKKYALELSQEAEKVALRRKELQESLKETSAQKQAALEIEARKNVTRPQRGILDSFGPTTAAFVAKDMKRRADEIQAREINSARLGAELNQIRRDRETNDELFIDLLEREYRAKDTKKVLENIAAQQAASYANREEVCLQRKAAKYFREQWAAIGNNIPRDSTSFGERQHSLNVGRNAMMQEKNMQCHREMVELAIANKHHRKADAESTRNITSALAQLQNAEDLAVKEERLRMLRSEPREVLNAIRPFALTASEHTLLNLETSKRI; encoded by the coding sequence ATGAAGCCAGCCATCAAAGGCGATatctggcagcagcagcgacgcagCCGGTATGGGGCATGGGACGACCCTGGTGTCTCGATGTTTGCGGTCATCGGCCAGGAGCCCATCGAAAATATGCTGACCATGAtgacgccgctgccgctcgGGACCAGCGACTTTGACAAGGAGGCCTATCCAATGCTTCACAAGACGTCGGATGCCGATAACGCGGTCTTTCGCACTGTCAAGTTCCAGGTGGAGCAACTGGCACTCAATCGCACATTGCAGATGCGTccgaaggaggagcagaagcgCATTGACAACGAAATCCTGCGGGCCCTTGTGAAAGAGCGCAGAAGCGAGATGGTGGCGGCCAGTCGGCGCATACAGCTCCAGCGGAACGTGCCCGAGCTGCGCGACCTGCAGCTGGAGATAAACGTGGCCAAGACGGCCCTGAGCGTCAGGAAGAGCATGCTCTCGGGTCAGGAGCAGAAGTGCCTCAACAAGAAGGCTGAGCTGGACGAGGCCCGTGCCCAACAGAAGCAGGTGGAACTGCAGCTGTGCAAGGAGCGGTTGGTGGCGGAACAGAAGAGCAAAGCCTTCCGTGAAGCACTGATGAGCCAGCTTGCGGAGGCAACCAAGAATCGCCTCCGGGAGCAGCAAGAAACCCAGGCAAGGGAGCGACGGGAGCTGCTCGAGTTCCAGAAGAAGTACGCTCTAGAGCTGTCGCAGGAGGCTGAGAAAGTGGCACTGCGGCGCAAAGAGCTCCAAGAATCCCTGAAGGAGACCTCCGCCCAGAAGCAAGCCGCCCTCGAAATCGAGGCAAGAAAGAATGTGACCCGCCCCCAGCGTGGGATTCTCGACTCGTTCGGCCCGACAACGGCTGCGTTCGTGGCCAAGGACATGAAGCGCCGCGCGGACGAGATCCAGGCCAGAGAGATCAACAGCGCCCGGCTGGGCGCTGAACTCAATCAGATCCGACGCGACCGGGAGACGAATGACGAGCTATTCATCGACCTGCTCGAGCGCGAGTACCGTGCCAAGGACACTAAGAAGGTCTTGGAGAATATTGCGGCCCAGCAGGCCGCGAGCTATGCGAACCGCGAGGAGGTGTGTCTGCAGCGCAAGGCAGCCAAGTACTTCCGGGAGCAATGGGCAGCCATCGGGAACAACATCCCACGCGACTCGACCTCCTTTGGCGAGCGTCAGCACTCCCTGAACGTCGGCCGCAACGCAATGATGCAAGAGAAGAATATGCAGTGCCACCGTGAAATGGTTGAGCTGGCCATTGCCAACAAGCACCACCGCAAGGCCGACGCCGAGTCGACTCGTAACATTACCTCGGCATTGGCCCAGCTCCAGAACGCAGAGGATCTTGCCGTGAAAGAGGAGCGACTCCGTATGCTCCGCAGCGAGCCCCGGGAGGTGCTCAACGCCATTCGACCCTTCGCCCTCACCGCCAGCGAGCACACGCTCCTCAATCTGGAAACCAGCAAACGTATCTGA
- the LOC6902153 gene encoding alanine aminotransferase 1 has translation MSRLLINKPSAMQRAAATMSGRAAAALPLRKPYPQQQQQSKLTPSVVIRRWKSFIHSVQKSTTAASAEPAAAAAAASMTTTTATSHRSRIQSEAFGGRHSPFDARRSFSTSTKMPAKCLQLENINPNFITMEYAVRGPLVIRAGEIEKELEKGAKKPFDQVIRANIGDCHAMGQQPVTFLRQLLALTFEPRLLDSPDYPEDVKKRARAILANCQGHSVGSYTDSAGLEVVRRQVVDYIEKRDGGVPSDWQNVYLTGGASPGIKSILSLIHAEVGGKPPGVMVPIPQYPLYSATIAEYGMDKVDYYLEEDSGWSLSRKELQRSFDEAKKTCNPRALVVINPGNPTGQVLTRDNIVEIIKFANDNGLILLADEVYQDNVYDKNSKFYSFKKVAYEMGEPYRSQELVSFLSTSKGFLGECGIRGGYMEVVNLCPQVKAMLTKSITAALCSTTAGQVAVSALVNPPKPGEPSYDLFQKEKNATLAALKERAELVHKTLSSFEGYKVNPVQGAMYVFPQIEIPPKAVEAAKAKGMAPDVFYAFELLETSGICIVPGSGFGQKPGTYHFRSTILPQTDKLKLMMEKFRVFHADFMKKYK, from the exons ATGAGCCGTCTGTTAATTAACAAACCCAGCGCCATGCAACGTGCGGCAGCCACAATGTCTGGCagggccgccgccgccttgCCACTTCGCAAGCCCtatccccagcagcagcaacaatcaaAATTGACGCCCAGTGTCGTCATTCGACGCTGGAAATCGTTTATACATAGCGTTCAAAAATCCACAACAGCAGCGTCGGCagagccagcggcagcggcagcagcagcaagcatgACTACAACGACAGCGACGTCGCACCGCAGCCGCATTCAATCCGAAGCTTTTGGGGGTAGACATTCACCGTTTGACGCCCGTCG TTCATTCTCAACCAGCACCAAGATGCCAGCGAAATGTCTGCAACTGGAGAACATCAATCCGAACTTCATCACCATGGAGTATGCTGTGCGTGGACCTCTGGTGATACGAGCCGGCGAAATCGAAAAGGAGCTTGAAAAG GGTGCAAAGAAGCCGTTCGACCAGGTGATTCGGGCCAATATCGGTGATTGCCATGCCATGGGACAGCAGCCGGTGACGTTTCTGCGTCAG TTGCTGGCCTTGACATTCGAGCCCCGACTGCTGGACTCGCCCGACTATCCCGAGGATGTGAAGAAACGGGCCCGCGCCATTCTTGCCAACTGCCAGGGTCACTCCGTGGGCTCGTACACGGACTCGGCTGGTCTGGAGGTGGTGCGTCGCCAGGTGGTCGACTATATTGAGAAGCGCGACGGCGGAGTGCCCAGCGATTGGCAGAATGTCTATCTGACAGGCGGTGCCTCGCCCGGTATCAAGAGCATTCTCTCGCTGATCCA CGCTGAGGTGGGAGGCAAGCCACCTGGCGTGATGGTGCCCATTCCGCAGTATCCACTGTACTCTGCCACCATTGCCGAGTATGGCATGGACAAGGTCGACTACTATTTGGAGGAGGATTCCGGCTGGAGTCTGAGCCGCAAGGAGCTCCAGCGCTCCTTCGATGAGGCCAAGAAGACGTGCAATCCACGCGCTCTGGTCGTCATCAATCCGGGCAATCCCACCGGTCAGGTGCTGACCCGCGATAACATTGTCGAGATCATCAAGTTTGCCAACGATAACGGGCTGATTCTGCTGGCCGATGAGGTGTACCAGGACAACGTTTACGACAAAAACTCCAAGTTCTACTCGTTCAAGAAGGTCGCCTACGAGATGGGTGAGCCCTACCGCAGCCAAGAGCTGGTCAGCTTCCTTTCCACATCGAAGGGTTTCCTCGGCGAGTGCGGCATTCGTGGCGGATACATGGAGGTGGTCAACCTATGCCCCCAGGTCAAGGCCATGCTCACCAAGTCGATTACGGCTGCCCTCTGCAGCACCACCGCCGGTCAGGTGGCCGTCAGTGCTCTGGTCAATCCACCCAAGCCCGGCGAGCCCTCGTACGACCTATTCCAAAAAGAGAAGAACGCCACCCTGGCGGCCCTCAAGGAGCGCGCAGAGCTCGTCCACAAGACTCTCAGTAGTTTCGAGGGCTACAAGGTGAATCCCGTCCAGGGGGCAATGTACGTGTTTCCCCAGATCGAGATCCCACCCAAAGCGGTCGAAGCAGCCAAGGCCAAGGGCATGGCTCCCGATGTTTTCTACGCATTCGAGCTCCTCGAGACGAGCG GCATTTGCATTGTTCCTGGCAGCGGATTCGGGCAAAAGCCCGGCACCTATCACTTCCGCAGCACGATCCTGCCGCAGACGGACAAGCTGAAACTGATGATGGAGAAGTTCCGTGTATTCCACGCCGATTTCATGAAGAAGTACAAgtag
- the LOC6902149 gene encoding cathepsin E-B-like — translation MTSGHNHGKALVLLALLGLVAGACSALHRIPVRRSDKYVRTRQSLMAEREHVSRKYNLVQSNSSTSTNSTSTTPAGNYSVETLSNVLNFQYYGEISIGTPPQNFMVQFDTGSANLWIPSVNCYSLDCYNHSQYSSANSTTYQINGTPFTITYGSGSVGGILSTDVVTVAGLKIRNQTFGEAITETGAGMQESSFDGIFGMAYNSLAVDGVQPPFYNMLTDNLVDTPVFSFYLATNGTSVASYGGELILGGSDASLYAGKLVYAPVSNQNYWQFQMDGVTLDGTTLCTYCQAVADTGTSLLIAPYPTYVKIVSLVNQEIDCASLSYLPTLTITISGVPFQIPPSAYFVELDGACTLGITYIEDIDFWILGDIFIGRHYTEFDLGNNRLGFASVNSGRVLGALSLWKILSLAALCGLWKLFNLQN, via the coding sequence ATGACCAGCGGTCACAACCACGGCAAGGCGTTGGTCCTGTTGGCCCTTCTGGGCCTGGTGGCAGGAGCATGCTCCGCCCTGCATCGTATACCCGTGCGCCGCTCGGATAAATATGTGCGGACCCGCCAAAGTCTCATGGCCGAACGCGAGCATGTGTCGAGGAAATACAATCTAGTGCAGAGCAATAGCAGCACCAGTACCAATAGCACCAGTACTACGCCCGCTGGAAACTACTCTGTGGAGACGCTTTCAAACGTGCTGAATTTTCAGTACTACGGCGAGATCAGCATAGGAACGCCGCCTCAGAATTTCATGGTGCAGTTCGACACGGGGTCTGCCAATCTGTGGATTCCCAGCGTGAATTGCTACAGCCTGGACTGCTACAACCACTCGCAGTACTCCTCGGCGAATTCCACCACGTATCAGATCAATGGGACCCCCTTCACCATCACCTATGGCTCGGGCAGCGTGGGGGGCATCCTTTCCACGGATGTGGTGACCGTGGCTGGACTGAAAATTCGGAACCAAACCTTCGGGGAGGCCATCACAGAGACGGGCGCTGGCATGCAGGAATCCTCGTTCGACGGCATCTTTGGCATGGCCTACAACAGTCTTGCCGTGGACGGTGTTCAGCCGCCCTTCTACAATATGTTGACCGATAATCTGGTGGATACGCCCGTGTTCTCCTTCTACCTCGCGACCAATGGCACCTCGGTGGCGAGCTATGGAGGAGAGCTCATCCTGGGCGGCTCCGATGCCTCGCTGTATGCCGGAAAACTCGTCTATGCTCCCGTCTCCAACCAGAACTACTGGCAGTTCCAAATGGACGGCGTCACTCTTGACGGCACTACTTTGTGCACGTATTGCCAGGCAGTGGCCGACACGGGCACCTCACTGCTCATTGCTCCGTACCCCACTTATGTGAAGATCGTATCGTTAGTCAATCAGGAGATTGACTGCGCATCCCTTTCATACTTGCCCACCCTGACCATCACCATCAGCGGTGTACCCTTCCAGATCCCGCCCAGTGCGTACTTCGTGGAATTGGACGGCGCCTGTACCCTGGGCATCACGTATATAGAGGACATTGATTTCTGGATTCTGGGCGACATTTTCATCGGCCGCCACTACACGGAGTTCGATTTGGGCAACAATCGCTTGGGATTCGCCTCAGTGAACTCCGGGCGTGTTCTGGGAGCTCTCTCACTGTGGAAGATCCTCTCCCTAGCCGCTCTTTGTGGACTGTGGAAGCTGTTCAACCTGCAGAACTGA
- the LOC4815690 gene encoding mpv17-like protein 2 isoform X2: MQKLREWHARAFSNRFLLFTNVGISLTLSCLGDVMEQHLEIYSGEIERFDSLRTSHMATSGVTVGIICHFWYKMLDKRMPGRSMRVVAKKIVLDQLICSPVYISVFFVTLGLLEQKDKHEVWDEIKDKAWKLYAAEWTVWPAAQFINFYWIPTHYRIFYDNIISLGYDVLTSKVKHTKSHIKKIP, translated from the coding sequence ATGCAGAAGCTGCGTGAGTGGCACGCGAGAGCGTTCAGCAATAGGTTCCTGCTGTTCACCAACGTAGGCATCTCGCTGACGCTCAGCTGCCTCGGCGATGTGATGGAGCAACACCTGGAGATCTACAGTGGGGAGATCGAACGGTTTGACAGCCTGCGCACCAGCCACATGGCCACCAGCGGTGTCACCGTGGGCATCATCTGCCACTTCTGGTACAAGATGCTAGACAAGCGGATGCCCGGCCGCAGCATGCGCGTGGTGGCCAAGAAAATTGTGCTCGACCAGCTGATCTGCTCGCCCGTCTACATCAGCGTCTTCTTTGTCACCCTAGGACTACTCGAGCAGAAGGACAAGCACGAGGTGTGGGATGAGATCAAGGACAAGGCCTGGAAGTTGTACGCGGCCGAGTGGACAGTGTGGCCGGCAGCGCAGTTCATAAACTTCTACTGGATACCCACCCACTACCGCATCTTCTACGACAACATCATCAGCCTGGGCTACGACGTGCTCACGTCGAAGGTGAAGCACACAAAGTCGCACATCAAAAAAATTCCCTAA
- the Ype gene encoding protein yippee — protein sequence MGRVFLEHLGGLKLFNCAQCHTNLTNRSQLISTRFTGATGRAYLFKRVVNLTFSNIQERVMLTGRHMVRDVMCKNCGAKLGWMYEFATEESQKYKEGRVILEYALINEAEGFPAEAPTTSH from the exons atgGGACGCGTATTTCTGGAGCACCTGGGAGGCCTGAAGCTATTCAACTGCGCCCAGTGCCACACGAACCTGACCAACCGCAGCCAACTGATCAGCACGAGATTCACTGGAGCGACGG GCCGTGCATACCTGTTCAAACGCGTGGTCAACCTGACCTTCAGCAACATCCAGGAGCGTGTCATGCTCACCGGGCGGCACATGGTGCGCGACGTCATGTGCAAGAACTGCGGTGCCAAACTGGGCTGGATGTACGAGTTCGCCACCGAAGAGTCCCAAAA ATACAAAGAGGGACGCGTCATCTTGGAGTATGCATTGATTAATGAGGCCGAGGGCTTTCCCGCAGAGGCGCCCACCACGAGTCACTGA
- the LOC4815690 gene encoding mpv17-like protein 2 isoform X1 translates to MQSLRCQARILFSTAASSGRLIRLNLLRNVATGSGTGTGSGTGSGSGFRSRAKLMQKLREWHARAFSNRFLLFTNVGISLTLSCLGDVMEQHLEIYSGEIERFDSLRTSHMATSGVTVGIICHFWYKMLDKRMPGRSMRVVAKKIVLDQLICSPVYISVFFVTLGLLEQKDKHEVWDEIKDKAWKLYAAEWTVWPAAQFINFYWIPTHYRIFYDNIISLGYDVLTSKVKHTKSHIKKIP, encoded by the coding sequence atgCAATCCCTTCGCTGCCAGGCCCGGATCCTCTTCTCAACCGCGGCGAGCAGCGGGCGCCTCATCAGACTGAACCTCTTGCGGAATGTTGCCAccggcagtggcactggcaccggctctggcactggctccggctccggcttcCGCTCTCGCGCCAAACTAATGCAGAAGCTGCGTGAGTGGCACGCGAGAGCGTTCAGCAATAGGTTCCTGCTGTTCACCAACGTAGGCATCTCGCTGACGCTCAGCTGCCTCGGCGATGTGATGGAGCAACACCTGGAGATCTACAGTGGGGAGATCGAACGGTTTGACAGCCTGCGCACCAGCCACATGGCCACCAGCGGTGTCACCGTGGGCATCATCTGCCACTTCTGGTACAAGATGCTAGACAAGCGGATGCCCGGCCGCAGCATGCGCGTGGTGGCCAAGAAAATTGTGCTCGACCAGCTGATCTGCTCGCCCGTCTACATCAGCGTCTTCTTTGTCACCCTAGGACTACTCGAGCAGAAGGACAAGCACGAGGTGTGGGATGAGATCAAGGACAAGGCCTGGAAGTTGTACGCGGCCGAGTGGACAGTGTGGCCGGCAGCGCAGTTCATAAACTTCTACTGGATACCCACCCACTACCGCATCTTCTACGACAACATCATCAGCCTGGGCTACGACGTGCTCACGTCGAAGGTGAAGCACACAAAGTCGCACATCAAAAAAATTCCCTAA